The Stratiformator vulcanicus genome has a segment encoding these proteins:
- the dnaN gene encoding DNA polymerase III subunit beta, translating into MKLQCHRPTLSMAFGTVGSVVPARTPKEILKNVRIIAENGTATLIGTDSEIGVRYEIPEVHVEEPGETLVPAGRFSQILRELTEDDFHLSIEDGGVWIRCGHSEFRLSPEDVADFPPVPSFEETAYLAMPGGVLKEAIRRTVIATDTESTRYALGGVLLEAATDRVTFAATDSRRLSVVEAPCRQEGTVESNNAGPVVPSKAMQLIERSITDEDAEVALALHENDAVMRVGQCTISSRLVQGRFPKYRAVIPDETPITIEMVAGPLYSAVRQAQIVTNDESRGVDFKFADGTLTLQSIAADVGQSKIELPIPYDGEALTITFDPRFVADVLRILDNDTAFTLHLTDGDSQAVIRVGDSFTYVIMPLSRDR; encoded by the coding sequence ATGAAGCTTCAATGTCATCGACCGACGCTGTCGATGGCCTTCGGAACGGTGGGGTCGGTGGTACCGGCACGCACCCCGAAGGAGATATTGAAAAACGTCCGCATTATCGCGGAAAACGGCACTGCCACGCTCATCGGGACCGACTCGGAGATCGGCGTTCGGTACGAGATTCCCGAGGTTCACGTCGAAGAACCGGGCGAGACGCTCGTTCCAGCGGGGCGATTCAGTCAGATCCTGCGGGAACTGACTGAGGACGACTTCCACCTGTCGATTGAAGATGGCGGCGTATGGATTCGCTGCGGCCATAGTGAATTCCGACTTTCTCCGGAGGATGTCGCTGATTTCCCACCGGTCCCTTCATTCGAAGAAACCGCCTACCTGGCGATGCCCGGCGGCGTGCTGAAGGAAGCGATTCGTCGCACCGTGATCGCGACCGACACCGAAAGCACGCGCTACGCCCTCGGCGGCGTGCTGCTCGAGGCCGCTACCGATCGCGTCACCTTCGCCGCCACCGACAGCCGGCGTCTCTCGGTGGTCGAGGCTCCCTGTCGGCAGGAAGGGACCGTCGAGTCCAACAATGCGGGGCCGGTCGTACCAAGCAAGGCGATGCAGCTCATTGAGCGAAGCATCACCGATGAAGACGCGGAGGTCGCGCTCGCTTTGCACGAAAACGACGCCGTGATGCGGGTCGGCCAATGCACGATTTCCAGTCGACTGGTCCAAGGGCGGTTTCCGAAATATCGAGCCGTCATTCCTGATGAAACGCCGATCACGATCGAAATGGTCGCCGGACCGCTCTACTCGGCCGTCCGTCAGGCACAAATCGTGACCAACGACGAGAGTCGGGGCGTCGACTTCAAATTCGCCGACGGCACGCTGACATTACAAAGCATCGCCGCCGACGTCGGGCAGTCGAAAATCGAATTGCCGATTCCCTATGACGGCGAGGCGTTGACCATCACGTTCGATCCGCGGTTCGTCGCCGACGTGCTGAGGATTTTGGACAACGATACCGCGTTTACGCTTCATCTGACCGACGGTGACAGCCAGGCGGTCATTCGAGTGGGCGACTCGTTCACCTATGTCATCATGCCGCTATCACGGGATCGATAA
- a CDS encoding DUF721 domain-containing protein: MSDSSRPQSLGEALSHLIQAKGIAKPNATAELSTAWRETAGERIASHSRVINVHRGILNVAVSSSALMGELSAYHRDPILEALNDKYEHLKIKGLKFRLRGDLRDDS, translated from the coding sequence ATGTCGGATTCTTCCCGTCCTCAATCATTGGGCGAAGCCCTTTCGCACCTGATTCAGGCGAAGGGAATCGCCAAACCGAATGCGACTGCTGAGCTATCAACCGCCTGGCGCGAGACGGCCGGCGAACGAATCGCTTCGCACAGCCGTGTGATTAATGTGCATCGTGGAATCTTGAATGTCGCGGTATCGAGTTCGGCCTTGATGGGGGAGCTATCGGCTTACCATCGCGATCCGATTTTAGAAGCACTCAACGACAAGTATGAGCATTTAAAAATTAAGGGCTTGAAGTTTCGGTTACGCGGAGATCTGAGAGACGATTCGTAA
- a CDS encoding DNA gyrase subunit B, translating into MSEENDVSDATAPQSDYDHENMRALKGIEGIRLRPAMYIGGTDAVGLHHLIYEVIDNSIDEFVNNHASTATVKIEADGSVEMTDDGRGIPTGPMPGMDDRSALEVVFTEIHAGGKFDRSSGYKTGTGGLHGVGITAVNACSEWLEVEVRREGHVWTMEFAEGILSVPLKKLGRTDQTGTKIRFKPDPKIFGDSTFSYETLSRRLQDAAFLNPGFRTKLTDERTEQSDEFYYEDGLIQFVKFLNRTETPLFPDVITMEGRSEEHDVEVSVAMQYSNAFSDTVRCYGNGVYNSDGGFHLSGFRTAVTRTINAYGKRHNAFKDVTPNGDDFREGLAAVVTVRHPDPKFEAQTKIKLLNPEVEGIVNTIVGEKLAIYLEEHPSISKTIIDKVTRAAEAREAAKKAREMVRRKGALTTGGLPEKLRDCRSRELEITELYLVEGDSAGGSADTGRDSNTQAILPLRGKILNVEKAQLVKILDNAEISNIFKAIGIPPQAESDDISSRRYGKIIVMTDADVDGSHIRTLLLTFIFRHMRELVKQGCVYIAQPPLYRVQKKSGKSDPRYVQTHEAMMRELVALGRDQSQLKVVDDGTVFSGEIFDRILELLIKLEEPFDTLDRRGVDLKWLIQNFSKDEIYVPRFRVFVGKQQHWFVTRDELDAFLAEQEAARGDELEVVDREPESKSPDAKDDASLQVTDFHEIKTLNEVIAKLSRDFGIKLPDFLPKFTPGGEPIHRFVIENPDGDVSIQTVREVVDTLRKMGEKGLRLTRFKGLGEMDSEELWTTSMDPETRTLLQVTMKDAAAADEIFRVLMGDSVEPRREFIEKHALEVTDLDV; encoded by the coding sequence GTGAGTGAAGAAAACGACGTGTCCGATGCGACCGCCCCGCAGAGCGATTACGACCATGAGAATATGCGGGCGCTTAAGGGCATTGAGGGCATCCGCCTGCGGCCCGCCATGTATATTGGCGGGACCGATGCGGTCGGCTTGCACCATCTGATTTACGAAGTCATCGATAACTCGATCGATGAATTCGTAAACAACCATGCCTCAACCGCAACCGTTAAGATTGAGGCGGATGGCAGCGTCGAAATGACCGACGACGGACGCGGCATTCCCACCGGCCCAATGCCCGGCATGGATGACCGCAGTGCGCTCGAAGTCGTGTTCACCGAGATTCACGCCGGCGGAAAATTCGATCGCTCCTCCGGCTATAAGACCGGTACGGGAGGGCTGCACGGCGTCGGCATTACCGCCGTAAATGCCTGTAGTGAGTGGTTGGAGGTCGAAGTTCGCCGTGAAGGTCACGTTTGGACGATGGAATTCGCGGAGGGGATTTTATCGGTACCACTGAAGAAGCTGGGGCGGACCGACCAGACCGGCACCAAAATTCGCTTTAAGCCTGATCCTAAGATTTTCGGCGATTCGACATTTTCCTATGAGACACTGAGTCGCCGGCTGCAGGATGCGGCGTTTCTTAATCCGGGTTTCCGAACGAAGTTGACTGACGAGCGGACGGAGCAGTCCGACGAGTTTTATTACGAAGACGGTTTGATTCAATTCGTCAAATTCTTAAATCGAACGGAGACGCCGCTCTTTCCGGATGTCATTACGATGGAGGGTCGCTCCGAAGAGCACGACGTTGAAGTCTCCGTCGCCATGCAGTATTCGAATGCCTTCAGCGACACCGTGCGTTGCTACGGGAACGGCGTTTACAACTCGGACGGCGGCTTCCACTTATCGGGTTTTCGAACCGCGGTCACGCGGACGATCAACGCCTACGGCAAGCGGCACAATGCGTTTAAGGACGTCACCCCGAACGGTGATGACTTTCGCGAGGGCCTGGCAGCCGTGGTGACGGTTCGCCATCCCGATCCGAAGTTTGAAGCACAGACCAAAATTAAATTGCTGAACCCCGAGGTCGAGGGGATCGTCAATACGATCGTCGGCGAGAAGTTGGCGATCTATCTCGAAGAGCACCCGTCGATTTCGAAAACGATTATCGACAAGGTGACCCGCGCGGCTGAAGCCCGCGAAGCGGCGAAGAAAGCCCGTGAAATGGTCCGTCGCAAGGGGGCGTTGACGACGGGCGGGCTACCGGAAAAGCTTCGCGATTGCCGTTCGCGTGAGCTCGAGATTACCGAGCTTTATCTCGTCGAAGGGGATTCGGCGGGCGGGAGTGCCGATACCGGTCGTGATTCGAACACCCAGGCGATTCTGCCGCTGCGAGGTAAAATCTTAAACGTCGAGAAGGCACAGCTCGTCAAGATTCTCGACAATGCCGAAATTAGCAACATCTTCAAGGCGATCGGTATTCCACCACAGGCTGAGAGTGACGACATCTCCAGTCGCCGCTACGGCAAGATCATCGTGATGACCGATGCCGACGTCGATGGATCGCACATCCGCACACTGTTGCTCACGTTTATTTTTCGGCACATGCGAGAACTCGTCAAACAGGGCTGCGTCTATATCGCACAGCCTCCTTTGTACCGGGTTCAAAAGAAGAGCGGGAAGTCGGATCCTCGTTATGTGCAGACCCACGAAGCGATGATGCGGGAATTGGTCGCGTTAGGGCGGGATCAGAGCCAGTTGAAAGTGGTCGATGACGGCACCGTCTTTTCCGGCGAAATCTTCGACCGCATTCTTGAACTGTTGATTAAATTGGAAGAACCGTTCGACACGCTCGACCGCCGCGGCGTTGATCTGAAATGGTTAATTCAGAACTTTTCCAAGGACGAAATCTACGTCCCGCGGTTTCGCGTATTTGTCGGCAAACAACAACACTGGTTCGTCACCCGCGATGAACTCGACGCATTTCTCGCCGAACAGGAGGCAGCCCGCGGCGATGAATTAGAAGTCGTCGACCGCGAACCCGAATCAAAGTCACCAGACGCGAAAGACGATGCGTCGCTGCAAGTGACCGATTTCCATGAAATTAAGACGTTAAATGAGGTTATCGCGAAACTCAGCCGGGACTTCGGCATCAAACTGCCTGACTTTCTTCCGAAATTTACGCCCGGTGGAGAGCCAATTCATCGATTCGTGATCGAGAACCCGGACGGTGACGTGTCGATTCAAACGGTGCGGGAGGTCGTTGATACGCTCCGCAAGATGGGTGAAAAAGGCCTGAGGCTGACCCGCTTTAAAGGCTTGGGCGAAATGGACAGCGAAGAATTGTGGACGACATCGATGGACCCCGAGACGCGCACACTGTTGCAGGTCACAATGAAAGACGCGGCGGCGGCAGATGAGATATTCCGGGTCTTAATGGGTGATTCCGTCGAGCCGAGGCGTGAATTTATTGAGAAGCACGCCTTAGAAGTGACCGACCTCGACGTATAA
- a CDS encoding NAD(P)/FAD-dependent oxidoreductase produces MRKVDTVIIGQGLAGSLVAWLLLQRNENVVVIDRGDIGSASRVAVGLVTPITGKRLVRSWRFDEFHRRGIAIYRAIERELGQELYSARSAVRLFGSQAERERFDGKAEREFGDLVETIDPAVNESLYHAPFGGFQMKRAGRLDVPGFVEAIGEWLQQQGRLILGEFDLTKDVREDAGRLVIETFGLSANQIVCCRGFSESMSEDFAGLDFNAAKGEVLKIERFPTCDSRTIHSGGWLADVGDGLAVGATYEWDRLDDQVTDAGRVNLELRLQRMLRVPYRVIDQAAGVRPILRWQRPTIGQHQTFSGVYCFNGLGSKGVLQAPYFAEQLVSHLCDGSNIEPEADLASSSVKASTSCD; encoded by the coding sequence GTGCGAAAGGTCGATACGGTTATCATCGGACAGGGTCTTGCCGGTTCGCTCGTTGCGTGGTTGTTGCTGCAGCGAAATGAGAACGTCGTCGTCATTGATCGCGGAGATATCGGTTCCGCATCGAGAGTAGCGGTGGGATTGGTGACGCCGATCACGGGGAAACGCCTTGTGCGGTCGTGGCGTTTCGACGAATTTCATCGCCGAGGGATCGCCATCTATCGGGCAATCGAGCGCGAACTCGGGCAGGAACTCTATTCGGCCCGGTCAGCGGTACGTTTGTTCGGCTCTCAGGCCGAGCGTGAACGATTCGATGGTAAAGCGGAACGCGAATTCGGTGACCTCGTCGAAACCATCGATCCCGCTGTGAATGAAAGCCTCTACCATGCGCCGTTCGGAGGCTTCCAGATGAAACGGGCGGGCCGGCTTGATGTGCCCGGCTTCGTCGAAGCCATCGGAGAATGGTTGCAGCAGCAAGGTCGGCTGATCCTTGGCGAGTTCGATCTGACCAAGGACGTTCGCGAAGATGCAGGTCGTCTTGTGATCGAGACCTTCGGTTTATCGGCTAACCAGATTGTGTGCTGTCGCGGGTTCTCAGAATCAATGTCTGAGGATTTCGCAGGATTGGACTTTAATGCTGCCAAAGGAGAAGTCTTAAAAATTGAGCGGTTTCCAACTTGTGATTCGCGGACGATTCACAGCGGAGGCTGGCTGGCTGATGTCGGGGACGGCTTAGCCGTCGGGGCCACGTATGAGTGGGACCGGCTCGATGATCAGGTCACCGATGCGGGTCGGGTGAATCTTGAACTTCGATTGCAGCGGATGCTGCGTGTGCCGTATCGCGTCATCGATCAAGCAGCCGGCGTACGGCCGATCTTGCGTTGGCAGCGGCCGACGATCGGGCAGCATCAAACGTTTTCGGGCGTCTACTGCTTCAACGGTCTCGGCTCGAAAGGTGTTTTACAAGCGCCCTATTTTGCCGAGCAACTGGTCAGTCATCTCTGCGATGGGTCGAATATCGAACCGGAGGCGGATCTGGCCAGCTCGAGCGTGAAGGCGTCGACATCATGCGATTGA
- a CDS encoding class I SAM-dependent methyltransferase produces MRLTEQAHALIRPHLRPGDTVIDATVGNGYDTLFLAEGVGGDGNVYGFDIQLDALKAAGQLLEEAGYQNVRLYQSSHSRLRSELPPDLDGRISVVMFNLGYLPGGDHGIVTTRDSTLPAISQSFQLLKPAGLLSVIAYTGHSGGREETIALEEHFASMDLDSVQKLAWPLHPATVETGPRLYVIQQR; encoded by the coding sequence ATGCGATTGACCGAGCAAGCCCACGCATTGATTCGGCCCCACCTTCGGCCGGGGGACACCGTCATCGATGCGACCGTTGGCAATGGCTACGACACGTTATTTCTGGCCGAAGGTGTCGGCGGCGACGGGAACGTGTATGGTTTTGATATTCAGCTCGATGCGCTCAAAGCAGCGGGGCAGCTTCTCGAAGAGGCCGGCTATCAGAACGTCCGACTCTATCAATCCTCTCACAGTCGACTAAGGTCAGAGCTCCCGCCGGACCTTGACGGACGAATTTCCGTCGTGATGTTTAACTTGGGCTATCTTCCCGGTGGCGACCATGGCATCGTCACAACGCGGGATTCGACCCTGCCGGCGATCTCGCAATCGTTTCAACTACTCAAACCCGCCGGTCTCCTTTCCGTCATCGCTTACACGGGCCACAGTGGCGGTCGCGAAGAAACAATCGCCCTTGAAGAACACTTCGCATCGATGGATCTGGATTCGGTTCAAAAGTTGGCGTGGCCGCTGCACCCGGCGACAGTAGAAACGGGCCCGCGGCTGTATGTCATTCAGCAGAGATGA
- a CDS encoding zinc-dependent alcohol dehydrogenase family protein — protein sequence MKAYQIHSDGGIDAIERVNLDGPKPKADEVLVRIRACSLNYRDLIVAQGGYSRNDTRPVIPLSDGAGEVVEVGEDVTEFKTGDRVAGCFFRDWVGGDPTEEQFQTALGGGIDGVLREYMTFKPHALVPVPQHLSFEEASTLPCAALTAWQALVVKGDIKAGHDILTLGTGGVSTFAIKFAAMHGARVIATSSSDEKLEQAKQLGATDIVNYRDNPEWHRNVRDLTDGRGVDNVVEVGGIGTLERSLKSAALNGHVSLIGVLSGTEGAVNPLLALFNRVTIHGIYVGSREMFHAMNRAIETSQLKPAIDRVFGFDEAPDAYRHLQSGSHVGKVVIAID from the coding sequence ATGAAGGCTTATCAGATTCATTCGGACGGTGGGATCGACGCGATCGAGCGAGTCAATCTCGACGGCCCCAAGCCCAAGGCTGATGAGGTTCTCGTCCGCATCCGCGCCTGCAGCTTGAATTATCGCGACTTAATTGTCGCTCAAGGCGGATATTCGCGGAATGACACGCGACCGGTCATCCCGCTCAGCGACGGGGCAGGGGAGGTCGTTGAAGTCGGCGAGGATGTTACCGAGTTTAAGACCGGTGATCGTGTCGCCGGTTGTTTCTTCCGCGACTGGGTCGGTGGAGATCCGACGGAAGAACAGTTTCAGACCGCGCTCGGCGGCGGCATCGATGGCGTCCTTCGCGAGTACATGACGTTTAAGCCGCACGCCCTTGTCCCCGTGCCGCAACATTTGTCATTCGAGGAAGCCTCGACGCTGCCCTGTGCCGCGCTCACCGCATGGCAGGCCTTGGTTGTCAAAGGCGACATAAAGGCGGGTCACGACATCCTGACCCTCGGAACCGGTGGCGTCTCGACCTTTGCCATCAAATTTGCCGCGATGCACGGTGCCCGCGTCATCGCGACCAGCAGTAGTGACGAGAAGTTAGAGCAGGCCAAACAACTCGGGGCAACGGACATCGTCAATTACCGCGATAACCCCGAATGGCACCGCAACGTGCGCGACCTGACGGACGGTCGTGGCGTTGATAATGTCGTTGAAGTCGGCGGCATCGGCACGTTGGAGCGCTCGCTAAAGTCGGCCGCACTCAATGGGCACGTCTCACTCATCGGCGTATTAAGTGGTACTGAGGGGGCGGTGAACCCGCTTCTCGCCCTGTTTAATCGCGTCACGATTCACGGCATTTATGTCGGCAGCCGCGAGATGTTTCACGCCATGAACCGTGCGATCGAAACATCACAACTTAAGCCAGCCATCGATCGGGTCTTCGGCTTTGATGAAGCTCCGGATGCCTATCGGCATTTGCAGTCGGGTTCACACGTCGGCAAGGTCGTTATCGCGATCGATTAA
- a CDS encoding heavy metal translocating P-type ATPase — translation MSTATVSQTFRVEGMHCESCVRRIEASVGEALERGQTASITLAPPEVTIEGDEPIDKDRISQAVQNAGDYRVQSEVEPDTTKQPEFDTEPDPSSTETEKSYYPLILMVGILLTGTLLIRWRTEWSTGEFMADFMGGFLMAFAFFKLLDLRGFAATFSMYDLVAKAWKPYAYVYPFIELGLGAAYLGRIFPTATNIVTIVVMLIGSIGVLNSLLNRRQIRCACMGTVINLPMSTVTLIEDVGMAAMAAGMLLMH, via the coding sequence ATGAGCACCGCTACCGTCAGCCAGACTTTCCGTGTCGAGGGCATGCACTGCGAATCGTGTGTCCGCCGCATCGAAGCATCGGTCGGCGAAGCGCTTGAGCGCGGACAGACCGCCTCCATCACACTCGCCCCGCCCGAAGTTACGATCGAAGGCGATGAGCCGATCGACAAAGACCGAATCTCCCAAGCCGTGCAAAACGCCGGCGATTACCGGGTCCAATCGGAAGTCGAGCCAGACACGACGAAACAGCCGGAGTTTGATACCGAGCCAGACCCTTCCAGCACCGAAACGGAAAAGAGCTACTACCCGCTGATTCTGATGGTCGGCATTCTGCTCACCGGTACGCTATTGATACGTTGGCGAACCGAATGGTCGACCGGCGAGTTCATGGCCGACTTCATGGGCGGTTTTCTGATGGCCTTCGCCTTCTTCAAACTGCTCGACCTCCGCGGGTTCGCCGCGACCTTCAGCATGTACGACCTCGTGGCCAAAGCGTGGAAGCCCTACGCCTATGTGTATCCTTTCATCGAACTCGGGCTCGGAGCTGCTTACCTCGGAAGAATTTTCCCGACCGCCACGAACATCGTGACAATCGTCGTGATGCTGATCGGTTCGATCGGCGTGCTGAACAGTCTGCTGAATCGCCGCCAGATTCGCTGCGCCTGCATGGGGACGGTCATTAATCTTCCGATGTCGACCGTCACTTTAATTGAAGACGTTGGCATGGCGGCCATGGCTGCGGGGATGCTGTTAATGCATTAA
- the zwf gene encoding glucose-6-phosphate dehydrogenase: MAVQTIRTEAKANSASGDGSVAPDALEASILIYGASGDLTARKLLPALYDLWTDGYLTDRAPIIGVARRDKSNEEFRNEMFDAVSKSDEGITREKWDAFAQRLFYSRLDIDQPDQYADFGNDIRQLESDSGVTGKRIAYLAVTPSLFVPCVESLSQSGLIPDPEEKDWLRVVIEKPFGRDLDSAKELARDMGRLLREEQIYRIDHYLGKETVQNILLFRFGNAIFEPLLNQKYVDFVQITVAESQGMEGGRGGYYDTSGALRDVLQNHVLQLLCLTAMEPPAKFLAGNLRDEKMKVLQALKPGGDKISDWAIPGQYVASERGGESKKGYRQEDRIPDGSNRETYVAMKVKIDNWRWAGVPFYLRTGKRLPTRVTEIAIQFKQPPMQMFRTVECEGDVCDLVAARPNMLVFRIQPKEAISLTFSTKRPGMQYQIHPVTMDFAYEEAFEMKLPEAYERLLLDVIRGDNTLFTRDDELEAAWEFVDPVLEYWEGQNIEPCGYEAGTWGPKEAAELLYQAGHSWRSPQV, from the coding sequence ATGGCGGTCCAAACCATTCGCACCGAGGCGAAGGCTAACTCCGCTTCCGGAGACGGTTCCGTCGCACCGGACGCGCTGGAGGCGTCGATCCTCATCTATGGAGCGTCGGGCGATTTGACGGCCCGGAAGCTGCTCCCGGCGCTTTACGATTTGTGGACCGACGGCTATCTCACCGACCGGGCGCCGATCATCGGCGTCGCCCGGCGCGACAAGTCGAACGAAGAATTCCGCAACGAAATGTTCGATGCGGTCAGCAAATCGGACGAGGGCATCACACGGGAAAAATGGGATGCGTTCGCTCAACGGCTGTTTTACAGTCGCCTCGATATCGATCAGCCCGATCAGTACGCCGATTTCGGCAACGACATCCGCCAGCTCGAGTCCGATTCGGGCGTGACGGGCAAACGGATCGCCTATCTCGCGGTCACGCCTTCGCTATTCGTCCCGTGCGTTGAGTCGCTGTCGCAGAGCGGATTGATCCCCGATCCCGAGGAGAAGGATTGGCTGCGTGTGGTGATCGAGAAGCCGTTCGGCCGCGACCTCGACTCGGCGAAGGAACTCGCCCGCGATATGGGTCGGCTGCTCCGCGAAGAGCAGATTTACCGGATCGATCACTACCTCGGCAAAGAGACGGTCCAGAACATCCTGCTGTTCCGCTTCGGTAACGCGATCTTCGAGCCGCTGCTCAATCAGAAGTACGTCGACTTCGTGCAGATTACGGTGGCCGAATCACAGGGGATGGAAGGGGGCCGCGGCGGATATTACGACACGTCCGGTGCCCTGCGGGACGTGTTGCAGAATCACGTGCTGCAGTTGCTCTGCCTGACCGCGATGGAGCCGCCCGCGAAGTTTCTCGCTGGCAACCTGCGGGACGAAAAGATGAAAGTGCTTCAGGCACTCAAGCCCGGGGGCGACAAAATCTCCGATTGGGCGATCCCTGGGCAGTATGTCGCGAGCGAACGCGGCGGTGAGTCGAAGAAGGGCTATCGGCAGGAAGACCGCATTCCCGACGGTTCGAACCGCGAGACGTACGTCGCGATGAAGGTGAAGATCGATAACTGGCGGTGGGCCGGCGTGCCGTTTTATCTGCGAACCGGCAAGCGACTGCCGACACGGGTGACCGAGATTGCCATCCAGTTCAAGCAGCCGCCGATGCAGATGTTCCGGACGGTCGAGTGCGAGGGCGACGTGTGCGATCTCGTCGCGGCGCGACCCAACATGCTCGTGTTTCGCATTCAGCCGAAGGAAGCGATCTCGCTGACGTTCTCCACGAAGCGTCCGGGGATGCAGTATCAGATTCACCCGGTGACGATGGACTTCGCCTACGAAGAAGCCTTCGAGATGAAACTGCCGGAGGCATACGAGCGGCTGCTGCTCGACGTGATCCGCGGCGACAACACGCTCTTCACGCGCGATGATGAATTGGAAGCCGCTTGGGAGTTCGTCGACCCCGTCCTGGAATACTGGGAGGGTCAGAACATCGAGCCGTGTGGCTACGAAGCCGGGACCTGGGGTCCGAAGGAAGCAGCCGAACTGCTCTATCAAGCGGGCCACTCCTGGCGATCCCCGCAGGTCTAA
- a CDS encoding HAD family hydrolase gives MSDPKALIFDMDGVLVDSFGPHFETYQVLAREIGGEFTMEAYAKWFGRTTDVILKSDDWPEDDLTDEQIRQRDDRKEILYREIVDREFPAMDGAVELMKAAKDAGFHIGIGTAGPRGNLDQSIEKLGVAQIVEISVASDDVTRTKPDPEVYLKVSDGLGVPPRRCVVIEDSIYGVAAAKAAGAMCVGFCSTGHSRDQYGEADIVVDSLRELSPARFDELLSAGA, from the coding sequence ATGAGTGATCCGAAAGCCCTGATTTTTGACATGGACGGCGTCCTCGTCGATTCCTTCGGGCCCCATTTTGAGACCTATCAGGTTCTTGCGCGTGAAATCGGTGGCGAGTTCACGATGGAAGCCTATGCGAAGTGGTTCGGCCGCACGACCGACGTGATCCTCAAAAGTGACGATTGGCCCGAGGACGATCTGACCGACGAACAGATCCGTCAGCGGGACGATCGCAAAGAGATTCTCTATCGCGAAATCGTCGATCGAGAGTTTCCCGCGATGGATGGAGCCGTCGAATTGATGAAGGCGGCCAAGGACGCGGGCTTTCACATCGGCATCGGCACGGCCGGGCCGCGCGGCAACCTCGATCAGTCGATCGAAAAGCTCGGCGTGGCCCAAATCGTTGAAATCAGCGTCGCCTCGGATGATGTGACTCGGACGAAGCCCGATCCCGAAGTCTATCTGAAGGTCAGTGACGGGCTGGGCGTTCCCCCGCGACGCTGTGTGGTGATCGAAGACTCGATTTACGGTGTCGCCGCAGCCAAGGCGGCCGGGGCGATGTGTGTCGGCTTTTGCAGTACCGGGCACTCCCGTGATCAATACGGCGAGGCAGACATCGTTGTCGATTCACTACGCGAGCTGTCACCGGCCCGCTTCGACGAGCTGCTTTCCGCTGGAGCTTAA
- a CDS encoding TetR/AcrR family transcriptional regulator, translating to MTLRSTRKQREFEQREALILDVARRLLNDRGYFGFNMDDIAAEIEYSKGTVYQHFKSKEDVLMGLAAAATGKRVEMFARAATFQGRPRERMTAIGCAAQLFVRLFPDHFRVEQVLQMSSIRGKTAEVRQEKLMASEGRCMAIIAGIIRDGIAHGDLSLPKDEPPENIGFGLWSLCMGGYTIAHGAPVAELGITDPYRAIVHNYHHYLDGIRWEPLSTAFDHDAVWERAGRELFSEEMKMVETAA from the coding sequence ATGACATTGCGCTCCACACGAAAACAGCGGGAATTCGAACAACGCGAGGCCCTGATCCTCGACGTCGCTCGACGGTTGCTCAACGACCGCGGCTACTTCGGCTTTAATATGGACGACATCGCTGCGGAGATCGAATACTCGAAAGGGACGGTCTACCAGCATTTTAAGTCGAAAGAGGACGTGCTGATGGGCCTGGCCGCGGCGGCAACCGGTAAACGGGTCGAAATGTTCGCGCGGGCCGCCACATTCCAAGGACGACCGCGGGAGCGGATGACCGCGATCGGTTGCGCCGCCCAATTGTTCGTTCGCCTGTTCCCCGATCATTTTCGAGTCGAACAGGTGCTGCAAATGAGCTCGATTCGTGGCAAAACGGCTGAAGTTCGGCAAGAGAAGCTGATGGCCTCCGAGGGCCGCTGCATGGCAATCATCGCGGGGATCATCCGAGACGGCATTGCTCATGGGGACCTCTCGCTGCCGAAAGACGAGCCGCCCGAAAATATTGGATTTGGCCTCTGGTCACTTTGCATGGGTGGTTACACGATTGCTCACGGGGCACCGGTGGCCGAGCTGGGCATTACGGACCCGTACCGTGCGATCGTGCACAATTACCACCATTATCTCGACGGCATCAGGTGGGAGCCGCTCTCAACGGCGTTCGACCACGATGCGGTCTGGGAGAGGGCGGGCCGAGAACTGTTCTCAGAAGAGATGAAGATGGTCGAAACGGCTGCGTAA